Genomic segment of Xenopus laevis strain J_2021 chromosome 4S, Xenopus_laevis_v10.1, whole genome shotgun sequence:
TGTTTAGGTGACCAAGAAGGGACATCTTTTTCTCCTCTCCTTAACTCTAAACGTACTGACACAGATCCCTTTCTTGGTCATTCGAATATATCTGTGCATAGATCTGTTTTCTTtctaaacaaaatattaaaatgtagcaCAAGGCTGTCTTATAACAACCAGGGTCTTTCTAAGAAAGGATACTTTAGACACCTTACATAGAAAGGTCTCATATGATAGTAtgcatttttaatgtgtttttgtttttacctgtttattttacattttgaagagCCCAAGCATTTAATATACCCTTCAGCAAAAACAAACCAGAAGCACAAGGTGAGTACTCTTCATGGTACACAGATCTTACTAGATACAGGTCTGTACACTCTTTTAAATATGCTCCCTCCCCCATGCACAACATAGGGGTACAATAGGCCTGCCCTGGAAGTGAGTTTCAGTCACTCTTGGCTTCACTAGACATGCTGCTTGTTGTTAGAATGCTTTACAAAGAACTCTCTTTACAACATTACTTAAATTTTTAACTAAATATATGCATTATGTGTGcacaaaaaaagttagaattagTAAAAGTATATTGTATGCATgggggtttattttttttcagcctcTCCTAATGGATGCTGATTGGTCAagtctcttaagctggccatacaattAAAGATAGGTTAGAGTGACCCAACTGCAGAGAGGACATACAAGCGTTGTGTTACACTAAATCGATGTCCGTCAATCACATTTAGAATAGCTGTGAATTTCATAAATCAAAAAAATTCTGCTCTACAGCCTGGTGTGAACAACATGAACCACATAAAGACGGATGCTGCTTTGCTTCATGCGAGAAGGCTGTTATCAACACTACCAGCCAACCCCCTGGCACAGACCTATGAGTTTAAACAGGCATGCCCACAGTGTTTCGTGAAGACAGGTACCAGACAAGATTTTATCTCACAGGGTGAAAAAACCCCCCCACCAAAAAGACatagttttaaaggaattgttcagtataaaaataaaaactgggtaaatagatagtatatgcaaaatgaaaagtgtttctgatatagttagttagccaaaaatataatgagggggggcacatgtgtCATAACTGTTGCGTTTGAAAACTgtgctgaatactgaggatcaattgcaaactcactgaacagttatgtcccatgtgactctccttcaagtcgctgactaagtcagagttagagagttcaggaagttctgttatgttacatcCAATCATTCCAGCCCTTAGGGTAAAGTGACACTGGGCAATTCAGCGAGAttaagtcgcccagcgactaattgcctcttttttggggcgacttatctccccgaactgcttccctgtCTTCCGCCGAttagaatgagaaatcgcctgtgacatggcactcgcagcgctttgttttccgaagttgcctcatgaggaaacttggggtgactttggaaaacgaagcgacgcAAGTGCAATGACGCAGGCGATTTctctataatagaaaaaaataggaaaatatggatttttttaataaaaaatatagaatgtGATTTCAACATTCAGTTCCTATTTAATATGTTCATTTGTAGCAAATGTGTATTctggtgtatactgtcccttaaaTGTGAGCTGTCATTTCTAGGTCTCAAAGCTCTGGACTATGCTCACAGGGAGAAGCTGGAGCACAAGTGTAAAAGGAACATATTGCTGGCCAGACAAAAGAGCTCCGAAAATAAGACATGGCTTAGGATTCGCTCACGACCGCCAAAAGTTACTGGCCCCTATGTTCTGTGCAAAGGTGATTGAGAACCCCAGGAATTGTTCTAGTttacagaaagttttttttttattgtacatacATGTATACTGAGGTTATTAACGAGAGAATTGAACAGGAAGCTTGCTTCCTTTATGTTATGAATAGTATCACATTGGGCAGTTGCTCCATGAAAAATGGAGGAACCATAacatataggggcctatttattatactgtgtaaatgaaattcaccaaaaaaaatgtaaaaaaattgtgtaaaagaaATGGGGAATTTACCATggtgtgtttatttttatttacgctgtgcaaatgccagattttacactgctttagacctttgtaagtaagttccagcaGAAGCTGCTCAGAGAAATAGGTGTGAAAATATTAACATAATTTTTATGCCGTTTTTTTACACTGGGATGCCTAGCGATGCGTGGTGAATTATTCttccattttttacaccacataataaatctgccccatagttttctTTCAGTTGAAGAAATGGCCAACgacaattttgagttgtttttattttatatgccgTGGAGGTGGTTCAGAAACTGTTCCTTGAAGCTGTTCAGAGAAGTCCCTAGTTGCACTTAGAATGACCAAAACATTTCAAATAGGGAGCATTATGATCATTATCTATGGAAGAGTGATATTTGGAGGTCTGAAATTCACATTTATTATCACGTATTAGGGCTCAATTTTCAGTACAGCTGGAGAGGTGACTTTGTcatatctttgtttttttaacagctttttatagatatttatattccTAATTTCCTTTCCCCTACAGATATTCAAATGCGCCAGGACTGTAAATATAGAGAAGACTGCACATTTGCATACTATCAGGAAGAGATAGATGTGTGGAATGAAGAGAGGAAATTGACTTTTCGACGTGATCAGCTTTTCCTGCTCCCATCAGTGGTGAAGGCTGGCACTGTGGCCTGGTTACTGCAGGAgcataaaggcatatttatctttttatgccAGGTAACTTGGCAGTATGTTAAGATTAAATAGCACCCCTATCTGCATAGCATAATGTGAGATTATAAAATAAGGGTTGCCAACTTGACTGGCGTTTTACAGGCCCACCCTTTAAAAATGGCATTATTGCAAATTTAGCTTATTgcaaactaaagcttaactaaagaagtagctagaaatgttgtacattatgttttgttcttctgtaccagcccaaggcaaccacagtcctttagcagtaaagatctgtgtctccaaagatgccccagtagctccccatcttcttttctgctgattcactgcacatgctctgtgctgctgtcacttactgagcttagggacccactcacaatatacagaacataaAGAATAGAACTATCACACTATAGGGcgtattagtaattaatacaaataattactacatgatcgcacagaaaccagtgcaattagcatcagaatttaataatcagccctgttttcattacagacaaacctcattttctgcttgataatttgcgacgacccctaagcttagcttctaaatagctgctcagagcccactccAAGATgttgactccctgtgacaagtttaaagtcctggttcattgctgctattgagaagctgaaactttaggctggtgcaataagttcagtatatgaaatatggcattttagctgCATTCagatttagggtttagttctcctttaataaggaaGATAGAGACAAAAGATGGctgttttttctgcaaataaaatggcAACACTAGAGGTGGTGgaatatcataacattgtctgaatcctatttataattttcccataaatgtatttgcctgatgcttttacatgacgTTTCTtagccccatgttcctctatgagggggctgccatatttgtgcagcaatagtctgttggcattagaaactctgaccagttaagaagggtaagtaacaattacttacaaaagaagaactgttggtaaaaaaaaacatgacccataggtaacttttaatgtggattaatattttgaaaattttttagaatttcagtatcactttaatgtgaTTCGAATGCAgagaacagcaaaaaaaataaattattgtaaaatacGACGCACTGCAATGTCTCCATTATCCAATTCAAGAGGAATTGACATATGACAATGGATATATTTAAAGAAGTCAGACTGTGGGAATATTTTGAGTTGGGCAGTGGAAATTTAGCATGGTATCCGCAAGAAATCCTGGATAGTAGGGTAACTGCAAGTTCATTCACTGTGAATGAAAAAGCTCACACTGGTTATCTGGATTTTACCCAATTTGCCCACCCTGGCCAAATCTGTTTGATCTGATCACCCTGTGATCCCCTCTGGTGAGGACTACTTCAGtgaaccaatgtggttgttgtccatgagattttttttttaatacagtcaaccccaattttacatcaccagattttaagttttccctcattttgcattgttgttttttaGTCACacctatattttatgcataatacatttccctgatttgacaccatttttttctggtcctgaaaaacataaaataggggttctactgtaatacaGGAGACTTGATACTGATACATGTTCTGCTTCCATCACTGTAACATAATGTAAGCTTAGGGCTCACATATGTTCTGGTTTTCCTGGAGACTCTGCACGATCCAGATTTTTCTCTTCTACCTTTTCAAAGTTTGGCGTATAACCCCCACCCACAATATTTGTGTGCGATTTTCTATGAAATGAAAGAATTAGCCTTCTTTTATTCAGAATACTGTCTAATTTTTTTACAGGCCTGCTTTGACAGTAAGCCTCGGGTCATTAGCAAGAAAAGTCAAGAGAATCAAACTGTTTGCATTAATGAGCACTCTTTTCTTGATAACAAGTGAGTATATGTAACCAGATAACCAAGGTATgtgatctgttgtccagaaaccagttatctagaaagctatgaattatgtggataccatctcccataaagtccattttaaatcattcagattttttaaaaaaaaaattcttttttttctctgtaataatagaacagtaccctGTACCTGAagatatacaggcatgggatccattatccggaaacccattatcgagataggtcgtctcccataggctccattataatcaaataatccaaatttctaaaaacgatttcctttttctttgtgataataaaacagtagcttgtacttgatccgaactaacatataattaatccttattgtaggcagaaccagcctattgggtttattttatgttgacatgatttctagtagactttaggtatgaagatcaaaattacggaaagatcccttatccagaaaacaccaggtcccaagtattctggataacagatttcatactTGTACATTAAAATAATGTCTATTTAAATTTAGACACCCATCTCCCCTAAGCATTTCTCTGAATGGAATATATTAATGTTTCCTGCTGCAGGTGTCTGGTCCATGTGTACAACTCTGGCACTATTAAATATTCTAAAATCCGTCCACTTCAGTCACATTTTCATATGGATTTGTGCCGCCATGAAATGCAGTATGGCTGCATACAGGAAGATACCTGCAGCTTTGCACACAGTCCTGTGGAGCTGAGTGTATGGATTCTGCAAAGACAATCTGGTATGAGAAAGATCAGTATATCTTGTGTGGTGATGGGTGACAGTCTGGGCCTAACCCCAGGTTTATACCAGGTTATGGTATGGGAAATATTTCTGGGCCTTCTGATATGATTAAGTGACTTCTAATGTGTTAAAGATACAATGCTTTTCTACAAAACTAAAACCTTTTGCTGCATGTTTCTGTTAGGATCCACACAGGAGGAAATTGTGCAGGAGTCTGAGTGGGCTTGGAAAGTGTCTGAACCTAAAGGAAAAGTATGTAACCATCTCAATATCATGCTTTACAATATATAGCCATATGGAACCCAAAGTCCTTTCTTAATTCAGTAGATTTAACTAGATGGTATACCATATTATGAGGTGTATGCTAACAGTATTTTCCTAAAAATGCTCATTCTGATCCATATCCAGTAGATATACCCAGATGCCTATTAGAGGGTCTCTTAGGTAGAGATCTAGGGTAAACTCTTATTTTCAacttagatattcttggaactgtgaCTGATACagcaatggtttttatttttatttaacaatgttataggctaagggggccctgaccaaaggttaaAGGTCTAGTTTGAAGTGTCTAGTTCCAGATAAAATAACACCGTGTTTGGACTTAGTATTTTAAAAAGAAGGCAGGGTATAGAGTTTTTGTTCAAGTATGTATAGAATGAGTAGGAGCAGCTTGTAACTTACAGTTGTTAACTGTAACGGTTTGGTTTGAAAGAAACCAGGCATAGAATTGcatattcacaatatatatagtacacctagaatataaatgtcacaatataaggctgactaataattaatacagataattactacatggcatcctagaaaccagtgcaactagcatcagaatttaataaccagcctatttgcaacgacccctaagcttagcttttcaacagctgttcacagcccactgagcatgtgagtgtcgcaagatggtgacccccaccccccagtgacaagtttgaagtcctggatcattgctgctattgactaagctaaaactttaggctggtgcaataaattcagtatatataatatggcatttttagccatattcatttttagggtttagatctcctttaaaatgatttttttcccattgattaAAGGTACATGAGTCCAAAGCCACTGCATTTACATATAATTTTATTGGGTGTTGCTGCTTTTTgacctgcctcctgttccaaatatTGCTTGTGTGGCTATTGATATAATGGCTTGTGTCAATAGATGCACTTGCCCTTAAAGAATCATGTGCAGTACAGATGTCATTTTAACAGTCAGTGCTGGAAATTATGACTTCCCAACAATGAAGATTTCCAGCACAATTGCAGTCGGTTTATTTCAAGTGCAAGTGCTATTGTGTGCATTTTAATGCAATAGCGAATCTTCCCTTTATAACCACAGATCTGCTGAAATTAttggaaaaacactgcattatggataaaaagtggtaacttgagccctgaaattgcactttgctcttgcggtcataaatgacccctattgtgaCAATTCTATACATGTTGTAATTGTTCTCTCTTGTTACTGTGcggttatattttattattgcacattTTATTCATAGTCTTGTGCCATCCACAGACCTTTCCAAAATGCCTGGATATAAAGATGAAGTTTGTCTGTAGCCAGTGTCTGAGCACGGGACAGCACATAGAATCAGATCGGGATGGAAAATACTGCGCAGCTAAAGCTAGGCACAGGTACCCTTATCAGATTACTTGCCTTTTGTGACTAATGAATATTATTATATCCAATATAATGCAAACTATACCCACAAGAACAATAGGAAGTGGCACTGTATTATGcattatgtttgaatttggctaAAATTAGCTGAGTTCATTAAATACAGCAGAACCTCTCAGACATGGTTTGCATGCAAAGACTTGCGTGGGCTGGTGTCCTCCCTCCAGAAATATactatttttatacttttaagaTCAATACTAGAATGTTCCATCTGCAGGTATCTGTGGGTGTCCATCTCTGTAAGTTATTGAACTGAGGTGTGTGCATGCACAATATGTATTGTACAATTAAATATCCCAAAGTGATCACTTGGTGCAGGTGTTAGAGCAAGGGACATAAGTGATTCTTAACCCAGCTCACATACACTAAATCAGGCACTGACTCATCTCTGCAGAGTTCCATATAGCAAAGTTATGAGAGAAAACATAGGACTTAAAAAGTAAATACGGTTTTCACTTCAGTAGAATGGATGCTGCTGAAAATAGACTGTATGAAAATTAAGTGTATAGTTCTAGCTCTTTTGCCTCTGAGTCTCTGGGATTTAGCTGCTGTATAGTAATGGATGAAGTTGTTGCCTTCCCAGTTAAAACCTAGCATGGGGATCAATTCAAAGTAGCCTTATGAGGAAGAGCCATTTTGGTGGGGTTGGATTTTGTTAGGGCACTCAAGCAGCAAAGCAAGCGATTATTGTAATCCCTAGACTCAAGTAGCATTATATGCAGAGACACCTTAGAAGTCAGCAAAATATTAAGTGTAAGGCTTAGGCTGGGAGTTGTCCTTATAGAGGGGTGGCAACCAGTCAGCCGGAGATGGAAATGATGGATGCCAGCAGATTAACTGTCCTTCTGTGAGTCTCAATACTCACAGGCTAGTTACACAAAATATAAACCAAAATACATTTAACAATGTAATAAGTGTAATTTATATCTTgtatttaaaggatcagtaacataatggtttttttttaaaaaaatttgttagtatagaacgaaaaaaaaaccacaaggacaaattaaacatttaaaagtctttattaaaaaataacttaccgaaactctgcttgtgctcctcttcagaaaaggtgacatggcgacaatccatcatgcggcgctcgatttctcctccctggctatctcatataaggaaagcagggaggagaaatcgagcgccacacgatggatcgccggatcgccttttctgaagaggagcgcaagcggagtttcggtaagttatttcttaagaaaaacttttaaatgtttaatttgtccttgtgttttttttcgttctatactaactgcatttatttttaaaaaaaatttgatgttactggtcctttaaaggagaaggaaaggttaggCACCCCCCTGTGATACTCTAAGCCAGTGCTCTTGTTAGCAGAAACCTGCTGTGGTCCGAGAGAATTCTGAACGAGAACCAAAGAGCCATCCTcctcttttttgctttttttccccccacaatggGCAGGGGctgatgcatgcacagtagagtaaaaatgGGTTGTtgttggcttttcactctactgcacaaagaaagaaaaagcaagaaGAGGATGACTCAGTGATGCTTGCCGAGAACTACCATGGGCTTATGcatttttctgctaacaggaatgCTGGCTCAGGGTATctggtaagtgattacaatcactggggggtgcctagaATTTGGCACCCCCACCCCAGTGATTTCAACATTTGTTTTCCtactgttgttaggctactgttACACGGGGGGGGGATTCTTGGCCTGTGGATAAATACAGAtcaagaatcagcccctatggtCCTATAAGCTTTCTGATATGCCTGCATACTCGCATGCTTCGACACTGAACTTTGCTCTGGGTGCAGACACGTCACAAAGCAAATCAGAGTGTTCTAACTGACACTTGACCTGAGAATCAGCCCCAACTGATTccctaaaagataaaaaaagtacATAATTTTCACAGCATCAGAAGTAatttattatatgattatatacTCTCCCAAGCACACCAATACCATATACCATAGTGGTATGGAGATTCCTGACTTGTATAGCATTTTATTAAACTTGATAAACTGTGATAAACATGTGACATGGTCCTAAATGTTACACACTTATTAGACACAACCCTTTTTTTGAATattgtatccctttaagtatgttttGAAGAAGGAATGAAACTGGAGTactggaaaaaaagaataaaagttgTGTTACAATTGTAAGTGGTCGGTTCATCACTATTtgagtttgcttttctttttcatgacttgagaaaacaaatatactCAAACAGCTGCcgttttttaaacagtaaaaccaTGATAAGTCGCCAGAAGAaaacagtaacggaactaggtgggggcgggccctggtgcgagctGTGCAGCCGGGCTCCCCCCACCCTCGTCCATGCGCGTTTTCTTTGCGGCTGCAGCGCGCGATCTGCCGGAgtggccctgcgggggtgcgggcacgggcccagttgcaccccctgttcccccggtagttacgccactggaagtAAACTAGGAAAAGCTGGCGTGGTTCAATAGGAATCAATGGGAACAGCTTTAATCATACATTTCTTTTCCCTGTCTATttaaacattcaagttttcttaGCCatgttgaaaatgaatggaacaatgtctCGCTGGCAGGCAAGAACGTGAGCAAAtattctgttgtgtttttttcttaaataagctagcatttaaaaaaaaagtctcatgaGTCTCTGCAGTTTTATTTCTGGACCTTGAAAATTACAACAATATGTTGTTAAACGAGAAACATCAAAATTTggggaaaatttaaatttttttccctcttctggTTATTGACAGTTGGACCAAAGAAAAGCGAGTTCTCCTTGTGATGTCAAAGGCAAAGAAGTGGGTCTCAGTGAGACCTTTGCCATCCATCCGCCAGTTCCCACAACATTATGAGGTAAGACTGAGTGAACTTTGTCTATACCCAAGCTCATGGTTTGATTCTAAGTAAAGAAATATACAGGAAAGTACTTTTTGGAAAGTGTGTTGAACCCTTTAGAGCAAAAggcatgcatttattttttaagtgccagataacatagtagatgaggttgagaaAAGTTAAACCTTTTGTCCAAGTGAAACCTATGGTGATACCATACACGACTCACACTGGTGATGTAGCTGCCCATACCCCATAGGTTGACAAAAGTGTACCCCAATTAATTGGAagggaactgaaaaaaaaatccaaaagcccCAGGCACTGAAAACTCATAACGGATGGCTTGCATCTGTCATATTATTGTGTGTGTCTAACATTCTTTCTATGCTGGAGGATAGTGCACATAGCAGCGCTTTTCACTTCTTCAATTGTTCATTTTGTTGTTAAAGAATTGTAAACACTTGTTGGAATGTGAGCCCTCATTTAGCACATACAGTGCCCTCCATAATGTTTGGAACAAAAgacacattttctttcatttaccCATCTGGTCCTCCATgtgtaaaattttaaatcagaCAATTTAGACTTGATTAAAAGTGCACATTCCAGACTAATATAAGGTTATTTACATACAATTCAGTTTCACCATGTAGAAATTGCAACACTTTTTGTACATAGTCCCCCTCATTTCAGGGCACCGGAATGATTGAAACAAAGTAGTGGTAGGTATATTAATCATGTTTAGTACTTTGTTGCATATCCCTTGCTTGCAATGACTGCTTGAAGTCTGCAGTTCATAGACATCACCGGGTGCTGAGTATTTTCTCTGGTGATGCTCTGCCAAGCCTAAAAATTTTTACACACTGAGAAGCAGTGGGATCAACCCCGatttggccagcctttcctcatagctaaaattttccataacttttactatcttagttgcccttctttgcaccctctctaattcaatagtgtcctgtttgagcactggagactatATGGTGTCTTACGAGCTCTCTgtacagtgaaagaatgacccTCTTCCCCCGCGtatatatgccccttttaatacaactcaagagtttatttgcccttgatgctgctgactggcattgcttgctacagccaagtttatcatctacaaggactccaacgtccttttccataatggatttgcctagtgcagtcccattaagggtataagtggcttggatattcttacatcccaggtgcatgactttacatttatcaacattgaatggTTGGTTAGGCAAAATACACCTGCAGAGGGGAGTAAGTGATACCGTTTATAGTAGATATAACAAAATGCAAGCTTTCAGGACTACTGAGGTCTTATTGTTCATGCATGGTAGTAAGCATGCTGTACACTTTGTCCCACCTCACTTGTTCTACCCAGATCTGCATCCATGTACAGAATGGGAAGAAGTGTCAGTATTCTTGGAACTGTACCTTTGCCCACAGCACGGAAGAAAAAGATTTATGGACATTTATGAAAGAAAACAGAGGTTAGTTCTGTTTGTTGTTGTCTAAAAATCAGTTGCCACGTCAATAAGAACTTTTAATAAGATGGCTGCCTTAATATTAAATCGAAGTAACACTGGACTATACAGAAAGTGCATGTCATTCTCTTTGTAACCCAGTGTTCTTGCTCTACTAAATGCTTGCTCTACAGGGGGGTCTCCATCCTGTCTGTAAAGTTTCTCTGTCGTGTTTTGCATCCTGGCAATTTCAGAGCCCAGTCGTGTAAGAAAGGGGGACACGAGGTGCAAGGTTCTAAGAGGGAGCCCACGGTGcagggtcttaaaggagaatgaaagctaccaaagcagtttattggcaatataaTAACCACAATGGTGCGCTATAACACTATatctattctgcagaatgctttaccatacatgagtaaacagctctagaagttctctctgtttgtttaggatagcaactgccatattagattggtgtgacctcacttcctgcctgagtctctctctctgctcacttatagctctgggctcagattacagcagggatgggaggagggagggggagaggagcaaactgagcatgctcaagccctgccctggaggtttatgctgaaaacaggaagtctgatacagaagcccatgtgttcacaatagaaggaaagaaatgcagtgtttcttttgacagaggactaggagcagcattactttgagggtttactggtgtaaatGGTAGCCCGGTGCAGCTCTTGATGAATAAAGACATAAAATATCTTACTACAGTAATACTAAAATAATTTGGAACATTTATATGGAACATGTATATTTCACATGTGTTGTATTTATACGTATTGCTGCCGTAGACACGCGAGAAGTGTTTTCCCTCCTTTGTGCCCAGATTGGTGCACGCACACATTACACAAACTGTGAGGTTTATTATATCTCCCTAAGAAGCAATTAATCTTAGCAATAGCCAActacaaggggcacatttactatgggtcgaatatcgaagttaaatccttcgacttcgaatatcaaagtcgtaggatttaccgcaattcgtttgatcgaaggaaaaatcgttcgatcaaacgattaaatccttcgtaggattttaattcatcgattgaacgattttctgTAGAtcaaaaattgctaggaaagcctatggggacctaccccataggctaacattggtgctcggtaggttttaggtggcgaagtaggaggtcgaagtttttttaaagagacagtactttgaatggtagaatagtcgaacgatttttagtttgaatcattcgattcgaagtcatggtcgaagtagccaaaaaaaaaaacttagaaattcaaagtttttttccttctaatcctttactcgagttaagtaaatgtgcccccaagtgtgtgGCATACTAACACCGTAGCTGACATTaggcgcattagtgaatttgtgcactGGTTTGTtagcattcattcatttttttgcagGTAAATCTCCAGTGCTAATATATTGTGAAAATAGCACATTCATTTACTTTCCCTTTCTGTTCCCAGCTTATTTaagctatttaattttatttatttaattgtgttGGTTTTCTCTTTACCAagactttttttgtaaagttatggTTAAAgagtattattataatattttaatctTGATTCTGTCCATCATGCCACCTTCTTCTGCTTCACTAACTAGTGCTTGACCTTCAGCGGGTTTTTGAAGTGTGTC
This window contains:
- the zc3h7b.S gene encoding zinc finger CCCH domain-containing protein 7B isoform X2, whose product is MARQKRKEDIEKGLQFIQSTIPFHGSQADYEHFLQQLVRNLFAEGNDLYRDGDTKLALGQYTEGLTVAEYAMSEELTIPAELLSKLCVNRSCCYFTMGLFEKSLEVSESALSHDKENMRALYRKAKALDQLGRHQEAYGCISDKLLALVQDESVTELAQELVQKLGLKQRKAYKRPQQELESDGFLSNGTSTSTSSQASSNSLGSLDDIDVGSDLHIEGLKAAVSPASTGFPSASGSLNDFADCDIIGDELDSFLDTGILQTSIPPSQVSPLIPVYTTGSPLLSSLGINILPAPSPLPPASFGLLDSQKLTRHCEKPGYNMNLIRMAEPRLDTLDGFESIREPMDCLNTFPNEPKHLIYPSAKTNQKHKPGVNNMNHIKTDAALLHARRLLSTLPANPLAQTYEFKQACPQCFVKTGLKALDYAHREKLEHKCKRNILLARQKSSENKTWLRIRSRPPKVTGPYVLCKDIQMRQDCKYREDCTFAYYQEEIDVWNEERKLTFRRDQLFLLPSVVKAGTVAWLLQEHKGIFIFLCQACFDSKPRVISKKSQENQTVCINEHSFLDNKCLVHVYNSGTIKYSKIRPLQSHFHMDLCRHEMQYGCIQEDTCSFAHSPVELSVWILQRQSGSTQEEIVQESEWAWKVSEPKGKTFPKCLDIKMKFVCSQCLSTGQHIESDRDGKYCAAKARHSWTKEKRVLLVMSKAKKWVSVRPLPSIRQFPQHYEICIHVQNGKKCQYSWNCTFAHSTEEKDLWTFMKENRAGF